A section of the Prochlorococcus marinus XMU1402 genome encodes:
- a CDS encoding aldo/keto reductase, whose protein sequence is MIIDSQKRSFGKGEKVSLFTLGTMRATESLEKMYNIIKNAYSAGINHIETAPSYGNAESLIGNSLKKLAREENISEKNWVITTKVLPKGDFKFLKSNFKKSLKNLNLKRVNNLAIHGLNLKKHLDWVLAGDGKKFISWILEKELVDQVGFSSHGSYSLIKEAIDCEVFSFCSLHLHYLDQSKITLAEKAIKKGMGVLAISPADKGGRLFSPSNILIEASKPFHPLELAYRFLLAKGITTLSLGATHNKDFEFAEKLRNSSEKLTIHEKNALKKIEDVANERLNSTKCEQCRCCLPCPNEIPIPEILRLRNISIGYGQLEFSKERYNLIGKAGHWWEEKNSSFCQECNECVPKCPSKLDIPNLLKQTHSLLIETPTKRLWG, encoded by the coding sequence ATGATTATTGATTCACAAAAAAGATCATTTGGTAAAGGAGAAAAAGTGAGTTTATTCACTTTAGGGACAATGCGAGCAACTGAAAGTCTTGAAAAAATGTATAACATAATAAAAAATGCATATTCTGCAGGAATTAACCACATAGAAACAGCACCCTCTTATGGTAACGCTGAATCACTTATTGGAAATTCATTAAAAAAACTTGCAAGAGAAGAGAACATATCAGAAAAAAATTGGGTGATTACTACCAAAGTTTTACCAAAGGGTGATTTTAAATTTTTAAAAAGTAATTTTAAAAAATCTCTGAAAAATTTAAATCTCAAGAGAGTTAATAATCTAGCAATTCATGGGCTTAACTTAAAAAAACATCTAGATTGGGTTCTTGCTGGAGATGGCAAGAAATTTATATCATGGATACTCGAAAAAGAATTAGTTGATCAAGTGGGCTTTAGTTCGCACGGAAGTTATTCACTCATTAAAGAAGCAATTGACTGTGAAGTTTTTAGTTTTTGTAGTCTTCATTTGCATTATTTAGATCAATCTAAAATTACTTTGGCAGAAAAAGCCATAAAAAAAGGTATGGGAGTTTTAGCCATATCGCCTGCTGATAAAGGCGGTAGATTATTTTCCCCTAGTAATATATTGATAGAAGCCTCTAAGCCTTTTCACCCATTAGAACTAGCATACAGATTTTTGTTGGCAAAAGGGATTACAACTTTGTCCCTTGGGGCCACACACAATAAAGATTTTGAGTTTGCAGAAAAACTCAGAAACTCTAGCGAGAAACTCACAATACATGAAAAAAACGCTCTCAAAAAAATTGAGGATGTAGCTAATGAAAGATTAAACTCAACCAAATGCGAACAATGCAGATGTTGTTTGCCATGCCCAAATGAAATACCTATTCCAGAGATACTTCGTCTAAGGAATATATCTATTGGTTATGGTCAATTAGAATTTTCAAAAGAAAGATATAACTTAATAGGAAAAGCTGGTCACTGGTGGGAAGAAAAAAATTCATCCTTTTGTCAAGAGTGTAATGAATGTGTTCCTAAATGTCCTAGTAAATTAGACATACCAAATTTGTTAAAACAAACCCATAGCTTATTAATTGAAACTCCGACAAAAAGATTATGGGGATAA
- a CDS encoding riboflavin synthase — MFTGIIQSIGKLKQEKNFLEIEILNNFFDMAIGDSIAVDGICLTVKEIFQNKFTVDVSEETLKKTTLGLKSNLNQIVNLEPALRISDRLGGHIVSGHIDGLGIVENIEKLEKSWLISIKWKNNHFSKYIVNKGSICVNGISLTITKYEKEGEIFTIAIIPHTWHNTNLNKLNIGDKVNLEADSLIKYVEKLLLFNSNNREEFSKNNISSEWLRENGW, encoded by the coding sequence ATGTTCACAGGAATAATCCAATCAATTGGAAAGCTAAAACAGGAAAAAAATTTTTTAGAAATAGAGATTCTAAACAATTTTTTTGATATGGCAATTGGTGACAGCATAGCTGTTGATGGAATTTGTTTGACAGTTAAAGAGATTTTTCAAAATAAATTTACTGTAGACGTTAGTGAGGAAACATTAAAAAAAACAACTTTAGGATTAAAGTCCAACCTGAATCAGATCGTTAATTTGGAGCCTGCTTTAAGGATATCTGATCGTCTAGGAGGACATATAGTTAGTGGACATATTGATGGCCTTGGAATAGTTGAAAATATAGAAAAATTAGAGAAATCTTGGCTCATATCAATAAAGTGGAAAAATAATCATTTTTCAAAATACATAGTTAATAAAGGCAGCATTTGTGTAAATGGTATAAGTCTTACAATTACAAAATATGAGAAGGAAGGAGAAATATTTACTATTGCGATAATTCCTCATACTTGGCACAATACAAACCTGAATAAATTAAATATCGGCGATAAAGTTAATCTTGAGGCAGATTCATTAATAAAATATGTAGAGAAATTACTTTTGTTTAATAGTAATAATAGAGAAGAATTTTCTAAAAATAATATCTCTTCCGAATGGCTCAGAGAAAATGGTTGGTAA
- a CDS encoding AbrB family transcriptional regulator: protein MLEGKELLEKAKLLSKQSEDEIAKGCGYVGPSGRVLRKNFYRALIEAKGYKIGNGRQGKNSNRTSRGRQTEFKTKVHGNGNLLIGHAYTKKLGLEPGQEFKIDLKKESKIINLIPLNK, encoded by the coding sequence ATGCTAGAGGGAAAAGAACTTCTTGAGAAAGCAAAATTATTAAGTAAACAATCTGAAGATGAGATAGCCAAAGGCTGTGGTTACGTTGGTCCAAGTGGTAGAGTCTTAAGAAAAAATTTTTACAGGGCTCTTATCGAAGCTAAGGGTTACAAAATAGGGAATGGTCGTCAGGGAAAAAATAGTAATAGAACTTCAAGAGGCAGGCAGACAGAATTCAAGACTAAGGTTCACGGTAATGGCAACCTACTAATAGGTCATGCCTACACGAAAAAATTAGGTCTTGAACCAGGTCAAGAATTTAAAATTGATCTAAAAAAAGAATCAAAGATAATTAATCTAATTCCATTAAATAAATAA
- a CDS encoding cytochrome c oxidase subunit 3, translating to MTTLDSSKEIQKNNSEVHETHEDFRMFGLITFLIADGMTFAGFFAAYLTYKAVNPLPDGAIYELELPIPTLNTILLLVSSATFHKAGKALLKDKNSDSQKWLFFTAFLGIIFLICQLFEYFHLPFGLTDNLFASTFYALTGFHGLHVTLGTLMILIITWQSRINGGRITSQNMFPLEAVELYWHFVDGIWVILFIILYLL from the coding sequence ATGACAACTCTAGATAGCTCAAAAGAAATTCAAAAAAATAATTCTGAAGTTCACGAAACACATGAAGACTTCAGAATGTTTGGTCTTATAACTTTCCTAATCGCAGATGGAATGACTTTTGCTGGATTCTTTGCTGCTTATTTAACTTATAAAGCAGTAAATCCCTTACCTGATGGTGCTATTTATGAATTAGAACTACCAATTCCTACACTTAATACAATTTTATTACTTGTTAGTAGTGCAACTTTCCATAAAGCAGGTAAAGCACTTTTAAAAGATAAAAACTCTGATTCTCAAAAATGGTTGTTTTTTACTGCTTTTCTTGGAATTATATTTTTAATATGTCAATTATTTGAATATTTTCATTTACCTTTTGGATTAACCGATAATTTATTTGCAAGTACTTTTTATGCTCTTACTGGTTTTCATGGATTACATGTCACTTTAGGCACTTTAATGATTTTAATTATTACTTGGCAATCGAGGATAAATGGTGGAAGAATCACTAGTCAAAATATGTTCCCATTAGAAGCTGTTGAATTGTACTGGCATTTTGTAGATGGAATATGGGTCATTTTATTTATTATTTTGTATCTTTTATAA
- the ctaD gene encoding cytochrome c oxidase subunit I — translation MTISIDPQKTNNESLQPKGWLRYFSFSLDHKVIGIQYLVCGFLFYLIGGTLASAIRIELASPMSDFMPRDVYNQVLTLHGTIMIFLWIVPVVNGAFGNYLIPFYVGARDMAFPRLNAVAFWLIPPSGLMLVASYFVEGAAQAGWTAYPPLSITTPQSGQIIWILSVLLLGGSSIFGGINFIATIIKLRRPGLKLMQLPMYCWAMLGTSLLVVLSTPVLAGTLILLSFDIIANTGFFNPVLGGNVVVYQHLFWFYSHPAVYIMVLPAFGLVSEILPVHARKPLFGYTTMVFSIMGIVVLGLVVWAHHMFTSGTPPWMRLFFTIATAFIAVPTGIKFFNWVATLWGGKISINSAMLFSCGFIINFVFGGITGVALAQVPFDIHVHDTYFVVAHFHYIVYGGTVFIIFSSIYHWFPKVTGKMLNEKLGILHFIITFIGFNLCFAPQHWLGLNGMPRRVAEYDPQFQFVNQISSLGALLMAISTIPFLINVFLCVRNGKEAGDNPWNALTPEWLTSSPPPVENWEGEAPLVEEPYGYGKKFSAQK, via the coding sequence ATGACAATATCAATTGATCCACAAAAAACTAATAATGAAAGTCTTCAACCTAAAGGCTGGCTTAGATACTTTAGTTTTAGCCTTGATCATAAAGTAATTGGAATACAATACCTTGTATGCGGTTTTCTTTTTTATTTAATAGGAGGAACCTTAGCGAGTGCTATAAGAATTGAACTAGCCAGTCCAATGTCGGATTTTATGCCAAGAGATGTTTATAACCAAGTTTTAACTTTACACGGAACAATAATGATATTCCTTTGGATAGTGCCTGTAGTTAATGGTGCTTTTGGAAATTATTTAATTCCATTTTATGTAGGTGCCAGAGATATGGCATTTCCAAGATTAAATGCCGTAGCTTTTTGGTTAATTCCTCCTTCAGGTTTGATGCTAGTAGCAAGCTATTTTGTTGAGGGTGCTGCTCAAGCTGGATGGACCGCTTATCCACCTTTGAGCATAACGACTCCTCAATCAGGACAAATAATTTGGATTCTGAGTGTTTTATTACTCGGAGGCAGTTCTATCTTTGGTGGGATAAACTTTATAGCCACCATTATCAAATTAAGAAGGCCAGGATTAAAACTAATGCAATTGCCAATGTATTGTTGGGCAATGCTTGGGACAAGTCTATTAGTTGTTTTATCAACTCCTGTTTTGGCAGGGACCTTAATTCTACTTAGCTTCGATATCATTGCGAATACAGGTTTTTTTAATCCTGTTTTAGGTGGCAATGTCGTGGTTTATCAGCATTTATTTTGGTTTTATTCTCATCCAGCAGTTTACATTATGGTCCTTCCTGCCTTCGGTTTAGTTAGTGAAATACTTCCTGTACATGCTAGAAAACCACTTTTTGGATATACAACAATGGTTTTTTCAATAATGGGGATAGTAGTTTTAGGTTTAGTTGTTTGGGCGCATCACATGTTTACTAGTGGAACGCCTCCTTGGATGAGATTGTTTTTTACTATCGCTACAGCATTTATTGCTGTTCCAACTGGTATAAAATTTTTCAATTGGGTTGCAACATTATGGGGAGGCAAAATTTCCATCAATAGTGCAATGTTATTCTCTTGTGGATTTATTATAAATTTTGTTTTTGGAGGTATTACAGGAGTTGCTTTGGCACAAGTACCTTTCGATATTCACGTACATGATACTTATTTCGTTGTAGCACATTTTCATTACATAGTTTATGGGGGTACTGTTTTTATCATTTTCTCTTCGATATATCATTGGTTCCCCAAAGTAACTGGGAAAATGCTTAATGAAAAATTAGGAATTTTACACTTTATCATTACCTTTATTGGATTTAACTTGTGCTTTGCTCCTCAACATTGGCTCGGTCTAAATGGAATGCCGAGAAGAGTTGCAGAATATGATCCTCAATTCCAGTTCGTTAATCAAATTAGTAGTCTTGGGGCTCTCTTGATGGCTATAAGTACAATTCCTTTTTTGATTAATGTTTTCCTTTGTGTGAGAAATGGAAAAGAAGCTGGAGATAATCCTTGGAATGCTCTTACACCTGAATGGTTAACTTCTTCCCCTCCTCCAGTTGAAAATTGGGAAGGAGAAGCTCCATTAGTTGAAGAACCTTATGGTTATGGTAAAAAATTTTCTGCGCAAAAATAA
- the coxB gene encoding cytochrome c oxidase subunit II has translation MFNKNIYLILIISLVFSISFWIGFNVNLLPAEASINAPIYDELFKILFIIGLIIFIGMTIAVIYSLFKFRKRNNQIGDGIALEGNLSLEIVWTIIPSIIVLLIGLYSYNIYDRMGGMKELNHNHEMMSSNTEKIWAGISQTSDNAIATNNLSIEVSAMQFAFLFNYPKGNFISGELHVPVDQKVSMKMESKDVIHAFWVPEFRIKQDIIPGQPTILNFTPTKVGKYPIICAELCGPYHGGMRASIIVEEESDYKEWFNKNKKPEVNL, from the coding sequence TTGTTCAATAAAAACATTTATTTAATACTTATTATTTCACTCGTTTTTTCTATATCTTTTTGGATTGGTTTTAATGTAAATTTGCTCCCAGCGGAAGCAAGTATTAATGCACCAATTTACGATGAGCTTTTTAAAATTCTTTTCATCATTGGATTAATAATTTTTATAGGTATGACAATAGCAGTTATTTATAGCTTATTTAAGTTTAGGAAAAGAAATAATCAGATAGGAGATGGTATAGCTTTAGAGGGAAATTTAAGCTTAGAAATTGTATGGACAATTATCCCTTCAATAATTGTTTTATTAATAGGTTTATATAGCTACAACATCTACGACCGAATGGGAGGGATGAAAGAACTAAATCATAACCATGAAATGATGAGTTCTAACACTGAAAAAATATGGGCTGGAATAAGTCAAACTTCTGACAATGCAATAGCAACAAATAATTTATCAATTGAAGTTTCTGCTATGCAATTTGCATTTCTATTCAATTATCCGAAGGGCAATTTCATATCAGGAGAACTACACGTTCCTGTTGATCAAAAAGTATCAATGAAAATGGAGTCCAAAGATGTTATTCATGCTTTTTGGGTACCAGAGTTCAGAATTAAACAGGATATTATTCCTGGACAACCGACTATTCTAAATTTCACTCCTACAAAAGTAGGAAAATATCCGATAATTTGCGCAGAATTATGTGGCCCATATCATGGAGGTATGAGAGCCTCAATAATTGTTGAAGAAGAATCTGATTACAAAGAATGGTTTAACAAAAATAAAAAACCTGAGGTAAATTTATGA